From a region of the Sesamum indicum cultivar Zhongzhi No. 13 linkage group LG3, S_indicum_v1.0, whole genome shotgun sequence genome:
- the LOC105158485 gene encoding putative UDP-rhamnose:rhamnosyltransferase 1: MASKGFDGERKLHVVMFPWLAFGHIIPFFELSKFIAQKGHKITFISTPRNIDRLPKLPPDLVSSIDLVKIPLPKLEELPENAEATMDVRPEDVEHLKKAYDGMEDGVARFLENSDADIIIYDFAPYWLAPIATRLGISRFFFCIFNAWFLAFLGTTDALINGLEGRSRQEDFLAPPEWVTFDTKVAYRLYEAKWALGAAGTNASGFSDTYRAGKAIAGCNAMIIRHCNEFEPKWLKLLEELHQKEVIPLGLMPPQVQDNTSTNEAWVSIKNWLCTHPKESVVYVALGSEVVLSRDQISELAHGLELSGVPFLWALRKPAGSATIELPEGFEERTKGRGIVWKNWAPQLKILGHDGVGAFLTHCGWSSIVEGLMFGRPLVMLPFQIDQGLNARVLGDKQVGMEVPRNEQDGTYTRNAVAESVRTVMVDGVGQKLRDTAKATSAMFGDKELHDRYLHNFVEHLENLQHKP; encoded by the coding sequence ATGGCAAGTAAAGGTTTTGATGGTGAGAGGAAGTTGCATGTAGTAATGTTTCCGTGGCTTGCTTTTGGGCATATCATTCCGTTCTTTGAACTCTCCAAATTCATAGCTCAAAAGGGCCATAAAATCACCTTCATTTCCACCCCAAGAAACATTGACCGCCTCCCGAAACTTCCTCCCGATTTGGTTTCTTCCATAGATTTGGTGAAAATTCCATTGCCAAAGCTTGAAGAGCTGCCCGAAAATGCTGAGGCCACCATGGATGTCCGGCCCGAGGACGTCGAGCATCTCAAGAAAGCGTATGATGGGATGGAGGATGGTGTCGCACGGTTCTTGGAAAACTCTGATGCTGATATTATCATATATGATTTTGCTCCATACTGGTTGGCACCAATCGCAACCAGGCTCGGAATTTCACGCTTCTTTTTCTGCATATTCAACGCTTGGTTCCTGGCTTTCCTTGGAACTACAGATGCGTTGATTAATGGACTAGAAGGTCGGAGCAGACAGGAGGACTTCTTGGCTCCGCCGGAGTGGGTAACTTTTGATACTAAGGTCGCTTATAGACTCTATGAGGCCAAGTGGGCTCTGGGCGCAGCTGGAACGAACGCTTCGGGGTTTTCCGATACGTATCGGGCAGGAAAGGCGATTGCGGGATGTAATGCCATGATTATCAGACACTGCAATGAGTTCGAGCCCAAATGGCTGAAACTGCTGGAAGAGCTTCACCAGAAAGAGGTGATCCCTCTTGGACTAATGCCTCCACAGGTGCAAGACAACACCAGTACAAATGAAGCATGGGTTTCTATCAAGAATTGGCTTTGCACCCACCCCAAAGAGTCTGTGGTGTATGTTGCACTTGGAAGTGAAGTGGTTTTGAGTAGAGACCAAATAAGTGAATTGGCCCATGGGTTAGAACTCTCCGGGGTGCCTTTTCTCTGGGCACTCAGAAAGCCCGCCGGGTCGGCCACGATCGAGCTTCCGGAAGGGTTTGAAGAGAGAACCAAGGGTCGAGGCATTGTGTGGAAGAATTGGGCACCTCAGCTGAAGATTCTCGGCCATGATGGGGTGGGTGCCTTCTTGACGCACTGCGGCTGGAGTTCTATAGTAGAGGGGCTGATGTTCGGCCGCCCGCTTGTGATGCTGCCCTTTCAGATAGATCAAGGGTTGAATGCTAGAGTTCTGGGTGATAAGCAGGTGGGCATGGAAGTCCCCAGAAACGAGCAAGATGGCACATACACAAGAAACGCTGTGGCGGAGTCTGTCAGAACGGTGATGGTCGACGGCGTGGGCCAGAAACTTAGAGACACAGCTAAAGCAACAAGCGCAATGTTCGGAGACAAAGAACTACACGACCGGTATCTACACAACTTCGTTGAGCATCTGGAGAATCTTCAACACAAACCATGA
- the LOC105158142 gene encoding non-specific phospholipase C6 has protein sequence MRAIFLIFLILSSVFSQTFEQQHQQPIKTIVVLVLENRSFDHMLGWMKKSVNPSINGVTGKECNSVSAKGDSKIVAEMICFSDDAEYVDPDPGHSFEDVEKQVFGSSSFPSMSGFVEQALTMSENLSQTVMKGFRPENVPIYAALVSEFAVFDRWFSSIPGPTQPNRLFVYSATSHGSTSHVKRQLATGYPQHTIFDSLHENGLDFGIYFQNVPTTLFYRNLRKLKYIFKFHQYDLKFKKDARNGKLPSLTVIEPRYFDLTGLPANDDHPSHDVANGQKLVKEVYETLRASPQWNETLLVITYDEHGGFYDHVQTPYVNVPNPDGNTGPAPYFFKFDRLGVRVPTIMVSPWIKKGTVISRPKGPSPNSEYEHSSIPATIKKMFNLSSHFLTHRDAWAGTFEHVVGQLTSPRTDCPEVLPEVVPLRKTGTDENRGLSEFQNEVVQLAAVLNGDHFLSSFPGETGKKMNVKEAHEYVRGAVSRFIRASKEASKLGADPSAIVDMRSSLTTRSSIHN, from the exons ATGAGGgctattttcttgatttttctgatACTTTCGAGTGTTTTCTCACAAACATTTGAGCAGCAGCACCAGCAGCCCATCAAGACTATTGTGGTATTGGTGTTGGAGAACAGATCGTTTGATCACATGCTTGGATGGATGAAGAAATCTGTGAACCCTTCAATCAATGGGGTCACGGGAAAGGAATGCAATTCGGTTTCAGCCAAGGGAGATAGTAAAATTGTTGCAGAAATGATCTGTTTCTCTGATGATGCTGAGTATGTGGATCCAGACCCCGGCCACTCCTTTGAAGATGTGGAGAAACAGGTTTTTGGTTCTTCCTCCTTCCCTTCAATGTCTGGATTTGTGGAGCAAGCGTTAACCATGTCGGAGAATTTATCACAAACTGTTATGAAGGGATTTAGGCCTGAAAATGTGCCGATTTATGCTGCTTTAGTTAGTGAATTCGCGGTGTTTGATAGATGGTTTTCTTCAATTCCAGGGCCGACACAGCCCAATAGGCTGTTTGTGTATTCTGCTACTTCTCATGGATCAACAAGCCATGTGAAGAGGCAGTTGGCCACAGGGTACCCACAGCACACCATATTTGATTCGCTTCACGAAAATGGTTTGGATTTCGGTATCTATTTCCAAAACGTTCCCACCACGTTGTTCTATAGGAATTTGAGGAAGTTGAAGTACATTTTCAAGTTCCATCAGTATGATTTGAAGTTCAAGAAAGATGCTAGGAATGGCAAGTTGCCTAGCTTGACTGTAATCGAGCCGAGGTACTTTGATTTGACGGGATTGCCTGCAAACGATGATCATCCTTCCCATGATGTTGCGAATGGGCAAAAGTTGGTGAAAGAGGTTTATGAGACATTGAGGGCAAGTCCTCAGTGGAATGAGACACTTTTAGTGATTACATATGATGAACATGGTGGATTCTATGATCATGTACAAACACCATATGTTAATGTCCCGAATCCGGATGGGAACACTGGACCAGCACCTTATTTCTTTAAGTTTGATAGGCTCGGTGTTCGTGTGCCCACTATTATGGTATCTCCATGGATCAAGAAAGGAACTG TGATAAGCAGGCCAAAAGGGCCATCGCCAAATTCTGAGTACGAGCACTCCTCCATCCCAGCAACCATAAAGAAGATGTTCAACCTCTCCTCCCACTTCTTGACTCATAGAGATGCTTGGGCTGGAACGTTTGAGCATGTTGTCGGTCAATTAACCTCCCCAAGAACTGATTGTCCTG AGGTTTTACCTGAGGTGGTCCCTTTAAGAAAGACAGGAACTGATGAAAATAGGGGCTTGTCCGAGTTTCAGAACGAGGTGGTGCAATTGGCTGCTGTTCTCAACGGCGATCATTTCTTGAGCAGCTTCCCGGGTGAAACGGGGAAGAAGATGAATGTTAAGGAAGCCCATGAATACGTAAGAGGTGCCGTCTCAAGGTTCATAAGGGCAAGCAAAGAGGCTAGCAAATTGGGAGCGGATCCGTCTGCCATTGTCGACATGCGCTCTTCTCTAACTACCAGGTCCTCCATCCACAACTAA
- the LOC105158143 gene encoding thylakoid lumenal 17.9 kDa protein, chloroplastic isoform X2, whose product MAGPLLYHLSPAFSISRPTLKSITCYSGNSDYYRYDKRKCSCKNDLDTNLKPAIWSKNLVSLAIAVALIAPLPSSAIPSLSSKSFSLNSTTTPFSQAQNLPSGLENGKIRPCPSINPGCISSNPKSSNFAFPWRILGYSSNSAAIQQLQDALLKTQKNVKIQLVEDTPTDITLQMSIYKAKREKIIQVISPIYATVRLFWGMNDLSF is encoded by the exons ATGGCGGGTCCTCTTCTTTATCATCTTTCCCCTGCATTTTCCATTTCTAGACCAACCCTAAAATCAATTACTTGTTACAGTGGTAATTCTGATTATTATAGGTACGATAAGCGGAAATGTTCTTGCAAGAATGATCttgatacaaatttaaaaCCTGCAATTTGGTCTAAAAACCTAGTCTCCCTAGCAATTGCTGTCGCCCTTATTGCTCCACTGCCGTCTTCCGCAATTCCTTCTCTCAGTTCCAAATCATTTTCACTCAATTCAACAACTACTCCATTCTCGCAGGCCCAGAATTTGCCGAGTGGATTGGAAAATGG AAAAATCAGGCCTTGCCCTTCTATAAATCCGGGCTGTATCTCAAGTAATCCCAAGTCATCAAACTTTGCATTTCCATGGAGGATACTAGGCTATTCTTCAAACAGTGCTGCCATTCAG CAACTGCAAGATGCACTTCTAAAAACACAGAAGAACGTCAAGATTCAGCTTGTTGAAGATACACCCACTG ATATAACTCTGCAGATGTCCATTTATAAAGCTAAGCGGGAGAAGATTATCCAAGTGATTAGTCCTATATATGCAACGGTGCGCTTGTTTTGGGGAATGAATGATCTTTCTTTTTGA
- the LOC105158143 gene encoding thylakoid lumenal 17.9 kDa protein, chloroplastic isoform X1: protein MAGPLLYHLSPAFSISRPTLKSITCYSGNSDYYRYDKRKCSCKNDLDTNLKPAIWSKNLVSLAIAVALIAPLPSSAIPSLSSKSFSLNSTTTPFSQAQNLPSGLENGKIRPCPSINPGCISSNPKSSNFAFPWRILGYSSNSAAIQQLQDALLKTQKNVKIQLVEDTPTGKYMQAEVDGGFGRDVLEFLVNGDVVSFRAMATKVTYVYPFTTALGDSKGQEERMKQILNELGWYAPSFDSMD, encoded by the exons ATGGCGGGTCCTCTTCTTTATCATCTTTCCCCTGCATTTTCCATTTCTAGACCAACCCTAAAATCAATTACTTGTTACAGTGGTAATTCTGATTATTATAGGTACGATAAGCGGAAATGTTCTTGCAAGAATGATCttgatacaaatttaaaaCCTGCAATTTGGTCTAAAAACCTAGTCTCCCTAGCAATTGCTGTCGCCCTTATTGCTCCACTGCCGTCTTCCGCAATTCCTTCTCTCAGTTCCAAATCATTTTCACTCAATTCAACAACTACTCCATTCTCGCAGGCCCAGAATTTGCCGAGTGGATTGGAAAATGG AAAAATCAGGCCTTGCCCTTCTATAAATCCGGGCTGTATCTCAAGTAATCCCAAGTCATCAAACTTTGCATTTCCATGGAGGATACTAGGCTATTCTTCAAACAGTGCTGCCATTCAG CAACTGCAAGATGCACTTCTAAAAACACAGAAGAACGTCAAGATTCAGCTTGTTGAAGATACACCCACTG GCAAATATATGCAAGCTGAGGTGGATGGAGGATTTGGGCGAGATGTTCTGGAATTTCTGGTAAACGGAGATGTTGTTTCATTCAGAGCTATGGCAACCAAAGTTACATACGTATATCCCTTCACAACAGCCTTAGGTGACTCAAAAGGTCAGGAAGAGAGAATGAAGCAGATCCTTAATGAGTTAGGATGGTATGCTCCAAGTTTTGATTCCATGGACTAG
- the LOC105158144 gene encoding uncharacterized protein LOC105158144 — MECNKDEAVRAKGIAEKKLLERDISGAKKFALKAQNLFPKLDGLSQFLEIIDVYVAHEKKINGEADYYGIFGIDPFVEEEVLKKQYKRMALSLHPDKNKSVGAEGAFKILSQAWSVLSNKDNRTAYNLKINIRAPNQTGSFSSATAKYTTAATNPQHLPTRPRTQTATKQYNSAPYHPTNATCGTSSKHNPSGQQAPAAAVPGSSQHNPGGQQAPAAAVARSSQDNPSGQQAPAAAVAGNSQHNPHGQQVPAAAVAGSSLHNPSGQQSPAVAGGGSPYSATPQPTPGTSAKYMTAANSQYHPATCRPVYSTPGSTSLHIPSYQKTPATAMESKFIPIPHLPRNPTPSTHNQYSPTGNPQLIPKYQKNLAPARNQPTSSHIPLRTETFWTSCNRCRIQFEYQKIYLNQNLLCPHCKQPFLAKEIPAPNVSSRISCPRPFPHQQQDTSAASSGSKGEPASSPRTSEAALRQLCMERLKRKFGEVVNMARDKEGPTKNNSAVPEKVETASPSNAASTGLNREKSLKKRRTGGPTSVKKGSQGAAGGRSDLKRTSTNLKGNFGAEQQSRSAKELSHTEIHGMLMVKARMEILGRLNERGTEKSKSSHTKRVEIKDAVHASKNDSINYMRTEKSKDGLFSDTIKTSQIKNSSTLKDTDDIDANPDETVSMIVPDANFHNFDEDRIEESFAEHQVWAAYDDDDGMPRYYALVHQVISRKPFKIQISWLNSKSSSEFGSLDWIGSGFKKTTGDFRVGKFIVSKRLNSFSHPVKWQKGARGAIQIIPRKGDVWALYRNWSPDWDVDTADEVIHKYDLVVVLEDYNEDKGVLVAPLVKVAGFTSVFNQLLDQRDIWTVPREEMFRFSHQVPFYMLDGLEAENAPKGCYELDPAALPLELLKVITDAEVAEKRSSEQAVVFRQCEAGKEHRAESSNLGKGYATEDGGNVGDTKHVLTYFRRNKGRKMEVDVDHSQR; from the coding sequence ATGGAGTGTAATAAAGATGAGGCTGTTAGGGCTAAAGGAATTGCTGAGAAGAAGTTACTAGAAAGAGACATTTCAGGAGCCAAGAAGTTTGCTTTAAAGGCTCAAAACCTGTTCCCCAAGCTTGATGGTCTGTCTCAGTTCCTTGAGATCATTGATGTGTATGTTGCTCAcgagaagaaaataaatggagAAGCAGATTATTATGGGATTTTTGGTATAGATCCCTTTGTTGAGGAAGAAGTTCTGAAGAAGCAGTACAAAAGAATGGCTCTCTCTCTTCACCCTGATAAAAACAAGTCAGTTGGGGCTGAAGGAGCATTCAAGATACTGTCACAAGCTTGGAGTGTGCTGTCAAACAAGGATAATAGAACTGCatataacttgaaaataaacataagaGCTCCAAATCAGACTGGCAGCTTTAGCTCGGCCACTGCAAAGTATACAACAGCAGCCACTAATCCACAGCATTTACCTACTCGACCAAGGACTCAGACTGCGACCAAACAGTATAATTCTGCCCCATACCACCCTACAAATGCAACTTGTGGTACCAGCTCCAAGCATAATCCAAGTGGTCAGCAGGCTCCAGCAGCAGCAGTGCCGGGTAGCTCCCAGCATAATCCAGGTGGTCAGCAGGCTCCAGCAGCAGCTGTGGCCCGTAGCTCCCAGGATAATCCAAGTGGTCAGCAGGCTCCAGCAGCAGCAGTGGCCGGCAACTCCCAGCACAATCCACATGGTCAGCAGGTTCCAGCAGCAGCAGTGGCTGGTAGCTCCCTGCATAATCCAAGTGGTCAGCAGTCTCCAGCAGTAGCAGGAGGTGGTTCGCCGTACAGTGCCACTCCACAGCCAACACCTGGCACCAGTGCCAAGTACATGACTGCTGCTAATTCACAATATCATCCTGCTACATGCCGACCAGTTTATTCAACACCTGGAAGCACCAGCCTCCACATTCCAAGTTATCAGAAGACACCAGCAACAGCCATGGAGTCCAAGTTCATACCCATCCCTCACCTTCCTAGGAATCCAACCCCATCCACTCATAATCAGTATAGTCCCACCGGAAATCCTCAGCTAATTCCCAAATATCAGAAGAATCTGGCACCCGCCAGAAACCAGCCAACCTCCAGCCATATTCCCTTGAGAACTGAGACATTTTGGACATCATGCAATAGGTGCAGGATACAGTTCGAGTACCAAAAAATTTATCTCAATCAAAATCTTCTCTGTCCTCATTGTAAGCAGCCTTTTCTTGCAAAAGAGATTCCTGCTCCGAATGTGAGCAGTCGGATTTCATGCCCTCGGCCCTTTCCCCATCAGCAGCAAGATACGTCTGCTGCTTCAAGTGGTTCCAAAGGTGAGCCTGCCTCATCTCCAAGAACTTCTGAAGCTGCTTTGCGCCAACTATGCATGGAGCGTCTCAAAAGAAAGTTTGGAGAGGTAGTAAACATGGCAAGGGATAAAGAGGGTCCAACGAAGAATAATAGCGCTGTCCCAGAAAAGGTGGAAACAGCTTCACCTTCTAATGCTGCATCCACGGGCCTAAACAGAGAGAAGTCTTTAAAAAAGAGACGCACAGGTGGCCCAACTAGTGTCAAGAAAGGAAGCCAAGGGGCAGCAGGGGGAAGGTCTGACCTTAAGAGGACATCTACAAATCTGAAGGGGAATTTTGGAGCTGAACAACAGTCGAGAAGTGCGAAGGAATTATCCCATACTGAGATTCATGGCATGCTGATGGTGAAGGCAAGGATGGAAATTCTTGGCCGGCTAAACGAACGGGGgactgaaaaatcaaaatcttcACATACAAAGAGAGTGGAGATCAAAGATGCCGTGCATGCTTCGAAGAATGATTCCATTAATTACATGAGGACAGAAAAAAGCAAAGATGGCTTGTTCAGTGATACCATAAAGACATCGCAGATTAAGAACTCGTCCACTTTGAAAGATACTGACGATATAGATGCAAATCCAGATGAAACTGTATCTATGATTGTGCCAGATGCGAACTTTCACAATTTTGATGAGGATAGAATAGAAGAGTCTTTCGCTGAACACCAGGTATGGGCTGCATATGATGACGATGATGGTATGCCTCGATATTATGCTTTGGTCCATCAAGTCATATCCAGAAAGCCATTTAAGATACAAATCAGCTGGTTAAACTCTAAATCCAGTTCTGAATTTGGATCACTAGACTGGATAGGTTCTGGCTTCAAGAAGACTACTGGAGATTTTAGGGTTGGCAAGTTTATAGTTAGTAAAAGATTAAATTCTTTCTCTCATCCAGTTAAGTGGCAAAAGGGGGCAAGAGGAGCAATTCAGATTATCCCAAGGAAAGGGGATGTTTGGGCATTGTACAGGAACTGGTCCCCTGATTGGGATGTAGACACTGCAGATGAAGTGATACACAAATATGATTTGGTAGTGGTACTAGAAGACTATAATGAAGATAAAGGTGTTTTGGTTGCTCCTCTAGTTAAAGTGGCTGGCTTCACATCAGTATTTAACCAGCTTTTGGACCAAAGAGATATCTGGACAGTTCCAAGGGAAGAGATGTTTCGATTCTCTCATCAGGTTCCTTTCTACATGCTGGATGGGCTAGAAGCTGAAAATGCTCCAAAGGGTTGCTATGAGCTGGATCCTGCTGCTCTTCCTTTGGAACTTCTCAAGGTGATCACAGATGCTGAGGTAGCTGAGAAAAGATCTTCTGAACAAGCTGTGGTATTTAGACAATGCGAGGCTGGAAAGGAGCATAGGGCAGAATCAAGTAACTTAGGTAAAGGATATGCAACTGAGGACGGTGGCAATGTTGGAGACACCAAGCATGTGTTGACGTATTTTAGAAGAAACAAAGGGAGGAAGATGGAAGTGGATGTTGATCATTCCCAAAGATGA